Proteins from a genomic interval of Streptococcus sp. D7B5:
- a CDS encoding ZmpA/ZmpB/ZmpC family metallo-endopeptidase produces the protein MKKIFGEKQHRFSLRKLAIGLVSASISSLFFVSVASSGTVFAQENAAVHYKYVTETELSGQEKDLIVKDIPKIAEDSESTYYLVYRMDEKAQLGQLPNTGGQNSLTSVLSGGVLASIGFLIFVVSKKKGKKKALLKVVLITGMGSGLASSVQAIENQLLLQYNQEYQLSQGDSLPLPRALSGYTYLGYIKQDKEINQQETAARDQKLDYTVQPHFQANEGGQRAGDEQKAPSPTLPAEKPIPSQDSSDLKPSGLASVDPQDEVLAGRVNKPELLYKDQEIVTKLDVSEVVQENPELTEGTIHVKQEGRAGKKVELVRIFTVENQEISREVLSTKVEEALPRIVEKGTKKAVAASEAPQSAKKGEPETQAPLPEYTGEQAGAFVAPETAERPEYTGTQAGAVVEPEQVAPLPEYQGTLAGAIVEPEKVEPEVGGVQSGDLVEPETTEKPAYTGEQSGAIVEPEQVTPTPEYTGTQAGAIVDPEIAEKPEYTDTQSGAIVEPETQSSLPEYTGTQAGAIVEPEQVAPLPEYTGNTEQVKPETPTEKPKEKDPEKTLELRNVSDLELYSQTNGTYKQHVSLDGVPSNPDTYFVKVKSSSFKDVYLPVASITAETKDGQTVYKITAKAEKLQQELENKYADNFTFYLAKKAREETTTFTSFSNLVNAIKQNLSGTYHLAASLNANEVELGPDERSYIKGTFTGQLIGEKDGKQYAIYNLKKPLFETLSGAKVEKLSLKNVSISGKDDIGSLAYEAQNGTKIQQVHVDGVLAGERGIGGLLAKADQSSITESSFKGRIINTYETTAAYNIGGLVGHLTGNRALLTKSKATVAISSNTNSSDQTVGGLAGLVDRDAKIQHSYAEGDINNVKHFGRVAGVAGYLWDRTSNLEKHAGSLTNVLSDVNVTNGNAITGYHYNDMKVKDTFSSKANRVYNVTLVKDEVVSKESFEERGTMLDASQIESKKAVINPLTLPTVEPLSTSGKKDSDFSKVAHYQAKRALAYKNIEKLLPFYNKATIVKYGNLVNENSLLYQKEVLSVVMMKDNQVITDIVSNKQTANKLLLHYKDHSSEKIDLKYQADFAKLAEYSLGNTGLLYTPNQFLYDQSSIIKQVLPELQQVDYHSEGIRKTLGISPNVKQTELYLEDQFAKTKEHLEDSLKKLLSADAGLAGDNQVTKGYLVDKIKRNKEALLLGLTYLERWYNFSYGQVNVKDLVLYHLDFFGKGNASPLDTLIELGKSGFNNLLAKNNVDTYSISLASQHGTTDLFSTLEHYRKVFLPEKSNNDWFKSETKAYIVEEKSTIEEVKTKQGLAGTKYSIGVYDRITSATWKYRNMVLPLLTLPEKSVFVISTMSSLGFGAYDRYRNSEHKAGKALNDFVEENARETAKRQRDHYDYWYRILDNEGREKLYRTILLYDAYKFGDDTTSGKATVEAKFDSSNPAMKNFFGPVGNKVVHNQHGAYATGDGVYYMSYRMLDKDGAITYTHEMTHDSDQDIYLGGYGRRSGLGPEFFAKGLLQAPDQPSDATITINSILKHSTSDSTEGSRLQVLDPTERFQNAADLQNYVHNMFDLIYMLEYLEGQSIVKKLNVYQKMAALRKIENKYVKDPADGNEVYATNVVKELTAEEAQKLTSFESLIDHNILSAREYQSGDYERNGYYTIKLFAPIYSALSSEKGTPGDLMGRRIAYELLAAKGFKDGMVPYISNQYEEAAKQKGKTINLYGKERGLVTDDLVLDKVFEGKYSSWAAFKKAMYKERVDQFGNLKQVTFKDPTKPWPSYATKTINSVTELQALMDQAVLQDAVAPRWSDYKPEIDSAVHKLKRAIFKAYLDQTKDFRTSIFKK, from the coding sequence ATGAAAAAGATTTTTGGAGAGAAGCAGCATCGTTTCTCCTTACGAAAATTAGCAATTGGACTTGTGTCAGCTTCGATTTCAAGCCTATTTTTTGTGTCCGTTGCGAGTAGTGGGACCGTATTTGCTCAAGAAAATGCAGCTGTTCACTACAAATATGTGACGGAAACGGAGCTGAGTGGGCAAGAAAAGGACTTGATTGTCAAGGATATTCCGAAAATTGCTGAAGATAGTGAGAGTACCTATTATCTAGTCTACCGTATGGATGAGAAAGCTCAGCTAGGTCAGTTGCCCAATACAGGTGGGCAGAATAGCCTTACTAGCGTTTTATCAGGTGGAGTTCTGGCTTCGATTGGTTTCCTTATTTTTGTCGTATCGAAAAAGAAAGGCAAAAAGAAGGCTCTCTTGAAAGTTGTCTTGATAACAGGGATGGGCAGTGGTTTGGCTTCTTCAGTTCAGGCTATTGAAAATCAACTTTTGCTCCAGTACAATCAGGAATACCAATTATCCCAAGGAGATAGTCTGCCTTTGCCACGTGCCTTATCAGGTTATACTTATCTAGGCTATATTAAGCAAGACAAAGAGATTAATCAGCAAGAAACTGCTGCTAGGGATCAGAAACTTGACTATACTGTTCAACCTCATTTCCAAGCAAACGAAGGTGGACAAAGGGCAGGAGATGAGCAGAAAGCTCCATCTCCTACACTCCCTGCTGAAAAACCAATCCCTTCTCAAGATTCATCCGATCTAAAACCGTCTGGTCTTGCTAGTGTGGATCCTCAGGATGAAGTCTTGGCTGGTCGCGTGAATAAACCAGAGCTCCTATACAAGGACCAAGAAATTGTAACCAAACTAGATGTTTCAGAAGTGGTGCAGGAAAATCCAGAACTAACTGAGGGAACCATCCATGTCAAACAAGAAGGTCGTGCTGGGAAGAAGGTCGAACTCGTTCGCATTTTCACTGTTGAAAACCAAGAAATTTCTAGGGAAGTTCTCTCAACTAAAGTAGAAGAAGCTTTGCCACGTATAGTAGAGAAAGGGACTAAGAAGGCAGTAGCTGCAAGTGAAGCACCTCAGTCTGCAAAAAAGGGAGAGCCTGAGACGCAGGCTCCATTACCAGAATATACAGGCGAGCAAGCGGGAGCGTTTGTAGCCCCAGAGACAGCTGAAAGACCAGAATATACAGGTACCCAAGCAGGAGCAGTCGTTGAACCCGAGCAAGTCGCTCCATTGCCTGAGTATCAGGGAACTCTAGCTGGTGCCATCGTTGAGCCGGAAAAAGTTGAGCCAGAGGTTGGGGGTGTCCAGTCAGGGGATTTGGTGGAACCAGAAACGACTGAGAAACCAGCCTATACAGGCGAGCAGTCTGGAGCAATCGTAGAACCTGAACAAGTGACGCCAACACCAGAGTATACAGGAACTCAAGCTGGAGCGATTGTTGACCCTGAGATAGCTGAAAAACCAGAATATACAGATACTCAATCAGGTGCGATTGTGGAACCTGAGACTCAATCTTCCTTACCAGAATATACAGGAACTCAAGCAGGAGCCATCGTTGAACCGGAACAAGTCGCTCCTCTTCCAGAATATACTGGCAATACCGAGCAAGTAAAACCGGAAACTCCGACAGAAAAACCAAAAGAAAAAGATCCAGAGAAGACGCTTGAGCTAAGAAACGTTTCGGATCTGGAGTTGTATAGTCAGACCAATGGCACTTACAAACAACACGTTTCTTTAGACGGTGTTCCAAGTAATCCAGACACTTACTTTGTCAAGGTTAAATCTTCGTCATTTAAAGATGTCTATCTACCAGTCGCTTCAATAACGGCTGAAACGAAAGATGGTCAGACAGTTTATAAAATTACAGCCAAGGCCGAGAAACTCCAGCAAGAGCTAGAAAATAAATATGCTGACAATTTCACCTTCTACCTAGCTAAGAAGGCTAGAGAGGAAACGACAACCTTTACTTCCTTTAGCAACCTGGTCAATGCTATCAAGCAGAATCTCTCTGGAACCTATCATTTAGCAGCTAGCTTGAACGCCAACGAAGTAGAGTTGGGACCTGATGAAAGATCCTATATCAAAGGCACCTTTACTGGTCAGTTGATCGGTGAAAAAGATGGCAAGCAGTATGCTATTTATAACTTGAAAAAGCCTCTATTTGAAACCTTGAGTGGCGCTAAAGTAGAAAAATTAAGTCTGAAAAATGTCTCCATTTCAGGGAAAGATGATATTGGTTCACTGGCCTATGAAGCCCAGAATGGCACAAAGATTCAGCAAGTTCACGTCGATGGTGTTCTGGCTGGTGAACGTGGTATCGGTGGTTTGCTGGCTAAGGCGGACCAATCAAGCATCACAGAGAGCAGTTTCAAGGGAAGAATTATCAACACTTATGAAACGACTGCTGCCTACAATATCGGTGGTCTGGTCGGTCATTTGACAGGAAACAGGGCTTTGCTGACGAAGTCAAAAGCGACAGTAGCCATTTCATCCAACACAAATAGTTCAGATCAGACTGTGGGTGGTCTTGCAGGTCTAGTAGACCGAGATGCGAAAATCCAGCATAGCTATGCTGAGGGGGATATCAACAATGTCAAACACTTTGGTAGAGTTGCGGGAGTAGCAGGCTATTTGTGGGACCGAACTTCTAATCTAGAAAAGCATGCTGGAAGTTTGACCAATGTCCTCAGCGATGTCAATGTAACCAACGGAAATGCCATCACTGGTTACCACTATAATGATATGAAGGTGAAGGACACATTCAGCAGCAAGGCCAACAGAGTCTACAATGTCACCTTGGTCAAGGATGAGGTCGTCAGCAAGGAATCCTTTGAAGAAAGAGGAACAATGCTAGATGCTTCCCAAATTGAAAGCAAAAAAGCAGTCATCAATCCTCTCACTCTACCAACAGTGGAGCCCCTCTCAACAAGTGGCAAGAAGGACAGTGACTTTTCTAAGGTGGCCCATTATCAAGCTAAGCGCGCCTTGGCTTATAAGAATATTGAAAAATTACTACCTTTCTACAACAAGGCAACCATCGTCAAATACGGAAATCTGGTCAATGAGAACAGTCTTTTGTATCAAAAAGAAGTCTTGTCAGTAGTTATGATGAAGGATAACCAAGTCATCACAGACATTGTTTCAAACAAACAGACTGCAAACAAACTCTTGCTGCACTACAAGGACCATTCATCTGAGAAAATCGATCTCAAGTACCAGGCTGATTTTGCCAAATTAGCGGAATATAGTCTAGGAAATACGGGTCTTCTCTATACACCAAACCAATTCTTGTATGACCAAAGCTCTATCATCAAACAAGTCTTACCTGAATTGCAGCAGGTGGACTACCATTCAGAAGGCATCAGAAAGACGCTCGGTATTTCTCCAAACGTCAAGCAAACTGAGCTCTATCTAGAGGACCAGTTCGCCAAAACCAAGGAACATCTGGAAGACAGTTTGAAGAAACTCTTGTCAGCGGACGCTGGACTGGCTGGTGACAACCAAGTTACCAAGGGCTATCTTGTAGATAAAATCAAACGCAATAAGGAAGCCTTGCTACTTGGTTTGACATATCTGGAACGTTGGTATAACTTCAGCTACGGTCAAGTAAACGTCAAAGACCTGGTTCTGTACCACCTGGACTTCTTTGGTAAGGGAAATGCTTCACCACTAGATACTCTGATTGAGTTGGGTAAATCTGGTTTTAACAATCTTCTAGCTAAGAACAACGTTGATACTTATTCTATTAGTTTAGCCAGCCAGCATGGAACGACAGATTTGTTTAGTACACTGGAACATTACCGAAAAGTCTTTCTACCAGAGAAAAGCAACAATGACTGGTTTAAATCAGAGACTAAGGCTTACATCGTCGAAGAAAAATCCACTATCGAAGAGGTGAAAACTAAGCAAGGACTAGCTGGCACCAAATATTCTATCGGTGTTTATGATCGCATCACGAGTGCCACTTGGAAATACCGCAATATGGTCTTGCCTCTCCTAACCTTGCCAGAGAAATCAGTATTTGTCATCTCAACTATGTCTAGTTTAGGATTTGGAGCCTATGATCGCTACCGCAATAGCGAGCATAAAGCGGGCAAGGCTCTCAATGATTTTGTAGAAGAAAATGCACGTGAAACAGCCAAACGTCAGCGTGATCACTACGATTATTGGTATCGCATTTTAGATAATGAGGGACGTGAAAAACTCTATCGTACGATTCTCCTTTATGATGCCTATAAGTTTGGTGATGACACAACCTCTGGAAAAGCTACAGTGGAGGCTAAGTTTGATAGCTCCAATCCAGCCATGAAGAATTTCTTTGGCCCAGTTGGTAATAAGGTAGTGCACAATCAGCATGGAGCCTACGCAACAGGAGATGGCGTCTACTATATGTCTTACCGTATGCTAGACAAGGATGGAGCCATTACGTATACCCATGAAATGACCCATGATTCGGATCAGGATATCTACCTTGGTGGCTATGGTCGAAGAAGTGGCTTGGGACCAGAGTTCTTTGCAAAAGGTTTATTGCAAGCCCCTGACCAACCAAGTGACGCAACCATTACCATCAACTCCATCTTGAAACACTCAACATCAGATAGTACAGAAGGATCTCGTCTGCAAGTCTTGGATCCGACAGAAAGATTCCAAAATGCAGCAGATCTTCAAAACTATGTTCACAACATGTTTGACCTCATCTACATGCTGGAATATCTCGAAGGCCAGTCAATCGTTAAGAAACTGAATGTTTACCAGAAAATGGCGGCTCTCAGAAAAATTGAGAACAAGTATGTGAAAGATCCAGCAGATGGAAATGAGGTTTATGCCACTAACGTAGTCAAAGAATTGACAGCAGAAGAGGCCCAAAAATTGACCAGCTTTGAGAGTTTGATTGACCATAACATCTTGTCAGCTCGTGAGTACCAGTCTGGCGACTATGAACGAAATGGCTACTATACCATTAAACTCTTTGCCCCAATCTATTCAGCTCTCAGCAGTGAGAAAGGCACGCCAGGGGACCTTATGGGACGTCGGATCGCTTACGAACTTCTGGCTGCCAAAGGCTTTAAGGATGGAATGGTACCTTATATCTCAAATCAATACGAAGAAGCTGCCAAACAAAAAGGTAAAACTATCAATCTCTATGGTAAAGAACGCGGATTGGTGACAGATGATCTTGTACTGGACAAGGTATTTGAAGGCAAGTATTCATCTTGGGCTGCCTTTAAGAAAGCCATGTATAAAGAACGTGTGGATCAGTTTGGAAACTTGAAGCAGGTGACCTTTAAAGATCCGACAAAACCATGGCCAAGTTATGCGACAAAGACCATCAATAGTGTGACTGAATTGCAAGCCCTCATGGACCAAGCTGTGCTACAGGATGCAGTGGCTCCTCGTTGGAGTGACTATAAGCCAGAGATTGACAGTGCAGTTCATAAGTTGAAGAGAGCAATCTTTAAGGCTTATCTTGACCAAACAAAAGACTTCAGAACCTCTATTTTTAAGAAATAA